The Cellvibrio polysaccharolyticus genomic interval TAAAGGGGCTTTTTTATTCGCCATGATATTTTCCCTTGCCGTTTACGGCGCCCCCTACTCTTCACAAGCCAGCTACTCTGCCCTGCAGTTCGCCAAGGCGACCCTTGCTAACGGCCATAGCCTTTACCGTGTTTTTTTCTACCACGATGGTGTACATAACGCCACGCATCTGGCTGCGCCACCGCAGGACGAATACAACCTGACTGGAGAATGGCGAACCCTGGCGATAGAAAACCGGACCGACATGGTCGTTTGTATCGCCGCCGCGTTGCGCAGAGGCATTATTGATGCTGACGAG includes:
- the tusD gene encoding sulfurtransferase complex subunit TusD; this translates as MIFSLAVYGAPYSSQASYSALQFAKATLANGHSLYRVFFYHDGVHNATHLAAPPQDEYNLTGEWRTLAIENRTDMVVCIAAALRRGIIDADEQKRYEKTASNLAAPFVLGGLGQLLDAAVGSDRLITFGN